CCAGGGTCGGGAAGTACGAGCGGTAGCGGCTGCTGTCGCGGGTGAGCAGGCGGTAGCGGCAGACCGCCGCGTGCGCGCCGATGGAGAAGTCGGCGATCGGCGAACGTTTGGAGCCGCCCTGCCGGCGGTACCGCGCGTAAGCCTTGCCGGCCAGGAAGCCCGCCGGGTACGGCAGGTCCTCGCGGAGAAAATCCGTGGCGGGCAGCGCGGCGTCGAGTTCCTCGACACCGTCGAACCGCACTGACACCTCGGCGTACACGATCGGATTGATCACCAGAACGCCCTCGTCGCGGGCGCTGGCCAGGGCCTCAGCCGACCAGTCGGCCCAATGCGGGTCCTCGGTGAAGATGTCCAACAGGACGTTGGTGTCGACCAGCGTGGCAACCGTCTCCGGCACCCGACCGGCGACAGCCCGGATCCGTTCACTCCCCACGGAGCAGGTCCATCAGGTCCTCGGTCGACATGCCCCGCACCTCCGGGGCGTTGCCCCTGCCGCGCATGTGCCGGACCAGACGCTGACCACGGGTCTCAGCGTCACTGACGCGCACGATGCGCAGTGCGCCGCCTTCCTCGATCACGTCGACCTCATCACCCTCGTGCAGGTTGTACCGGACCCGCAGTTCCGCCGGGATCGTCACCTGACCCTTGCTGTTCAACTTCACCGCAGCCCCCTAGATACGTATTACAGATGATACGTGTCGCAGGTCTCTGTCTGGCTGCTCTCAGGTGATGTGGAGGGTGGCGGCGAGGCGGCCCCGGCGTCGCGGGCGTACCGCTCGCTGCGGGCATAGGGAGAGGTCAGGTACAGTTTTCTGTACCTACCTCGGAGGTGGTCATGCGGACCGTGAACTTCACCCAGCTACGGCAGAACCTGGCCGCCGAACTCGACAGCGTCATCAACGACGCGGAGGAAGTGGTGGTGACCCGGTCGGGTCACGAGCCGGTGGTCATCGTGCCGCTGGCGGAGTACGAGTCGATGAAGGAGACCGAGTACCTGCTGCGCAGTCCGGGCAACGCAGCGGCCCTGCGCCGATCGATCGCGGAGCTCGACGAGGGTGACGCCACCGAGCGGGAACTGGTCGACCCGACGACCGTACGGGACGTCGCGTGAGGCTGGTCTTCACCGCGACGGCATGGGGCCAGTACCTCAGCCACACGGATCGCAAGCTGGTCAAGCGCATCAACGATCTCATCGCGGACGTCATGCGCAACGAATACGAGGGCATCGGCAAGCCGGAGCCCCTGCGGGGTGAGCTGTCCGGGTTCTGGTCCCGCCGGATCGATCGTGAACACCGGCTGGTGTACCGGATCACGAAGGACGACGTCGAGATCATCGCCTGCCGGTACCACTACGGCGACAGGTAGGCACCAGGCTCAGGTGACGTGGAGGGTGGCGGCGAGGCGGGTCAGGGCGGGCGGGGCGGCGGCGGAACGGGCCACCACGGCAACCAGGGGGCGTACCGCCGGGCGGTGGTGGACCTCGCTGCGGGCGGTTCGCTCCGCTTCGAGCACCGCCCGGCCGGCGCGGAGCAGGTTGCCGTCGAGCACGTAGGCACGGGCGGCGTCGAGCAGGTACGCGGCCCGGTGCTCAGGGGGCAGCCACCGCCACTCGTCGCCGGACACCAGCCGCTCGTGGCGTACCGTCGCCGCCGTGACCTCGCCGAGGGCGGCCTCGGCGACCACCCGCGCCGCCTCGACCGCCGCTGTGCCGCCCTCGGCCCCGGCGTCGCGGGCGGCTCGGCCGGCCCGGTCGAGCAGGTCCCGGGCGGCCCGGCCGTCACCCCGCCCGGCGGCGGCCAGGCCGGCCTGGAGCAGCAGCGTGGCGAGCAGCGCCGGGTCGGTTGACGGGTCGTCACCGGGTGTCGACGAGGTCGGCCGTGGCGCGCCCGGGGAGCGCCCCGGCAGGAGGCGGTGGGCGGCGACGGCGGCGGCCTCCATCGCGGCCCGCCGCCGGCCGCCGTGGCGTAGGGCCTGGGCCAACGGCACCGTGGCGGCGGCGGCCACCCACGGGTCCTTCGTGACCTTCGCGGCGGCCACCGCCCGGTCGGCGGCCAGCCAGGCCACCTCCGGCCGGTCGACCTTGAGCAGCACCAGCGCGACCAGGCCGTACCCCTGGGCCAGTAGGCCGTCGGTAGCCCGACCGGGCCGCAGTGCCCGCGCCGCGCGGACCGCGTCGACCAGTCCGGGCAGCAGGACGAGCAGTTCCGGGTACCGGGCGTGCCGGTAGCTCTGCTCCGCGTGGGCCAGCCGGGTGCGCAGCTCCGCGATGTCGGGCGGCCGGGCCGGCGGCTCGACGTGGTAGCGGGCCAGCGCGGCCAGCACCGCGTCGACCCCGGTGGTGGCGGCTTCCGGTCGCGCCGACTCCCCCGCCGACCCGGCGAGCAGCACCTCCAGGTCGATCCGGAGCGTTTCGGCGACCATCCGGAGGTTGGACACCTGTTCCAGCCGGCGTACCCCGCGCTCGACCTTGTCGACCCAGCTCTTCGACTTGCCGAGATGGTCGGCGAACTGCTGTTGCGTCATGTTGCGCCGCACCCGCCACTGGGCGACCCGGCGGCCCACCGGCAGCTCGTTCACCGCCGCCCCGTCCCGCTCACCGCAAGACCCCCACCACGAGCAGCACGAGTACGCACACCGCGACCGCCACCCCGTAGGCGAACCGCCGCCGACGCAGCAGCGTGCGGCGCGACCGGACCGGCACGGGCACCCGGTCGCCGTCAGGCAGCGGAGCAGGGCCGCCCGGGACCGGGTACGCCCCTCCCCGCAGCCCTTGATGTGAATGCTCATCCATCCCGGCCTCCTCACCGACACGCCAAGATGCAGTTCGCACGGCTCCGAGCAGGGAACCGACGTTGCTGAAGCGGCAGGGCGGAGTGGCCTGGCATGGAAGCCACCCCGCCCCGGTCAGAGGCACCCCGTTTGCTGACGAGAGAGCCGCTGTCGTCACCCAACATAGAAGGCAATGCCGTCAGGGTCAACTGAGCAGGCACGGTAAGTCACCGCGGGTGCAAAGATCGGGGTGCTGACGAGAGGTGGCTCCACCATGCCGCAGGCACCGCTGTATGAGCAGATCATCGCTGATGTCTCAGCCTCGATCCGAGCAGGCACGCTTCACCCCGACGACAAGTTGCCGTCCATCGCGGAGTTGCGCGAGCAGTACCAGTCGAGCGCCTGGCCGGTCCGCTACGCTCTCCGAATCCTGGAGGAGCGCGGCTGGATCGTCACCCGACAGGGCAAGGGTTCGTTCGTGGCATCGAAGCCCCCCGCGTAGCGCGTGGACCGCTGTTGGGCACTCGACAGCCCGGAATGGCGGTGACTGCACGCACGCTGCGTAACCCCCGACAGGCGTACCACTCTCCAGAAGGTCGTATGCCTGTCCGGCATAAAAATGCCCGACAGGCATACGGGTCTCCGGCGAAAGCACTACCGGACAAAGGCAGGCTCCGTGGCCATCCCGATGGGCTATCGGAAGATCGCCGCCGACCTGCATGCCCGCATCCAGCAGGGCGAGTACCCACCGGAGAGCCGGCTGCCCACCTACGCCGAGTTGGCCCGGCTCTACTCGGCAAGCGTCTCGACCGTGCAGCGAGCGGTGATGCTGCTACAGGCCCACGGGATCATCATCGGCGTTCAGGGAGCCGGCCTGTACGTCGCCACGACTCCCACCACCTGAGCATCTCCGCTCGGGCGCAGCGGATGCGGCGGGCCACCTGGCAGTGGGAGACAGCATCCTCCGCCAGCCACTCGCCAATACGGCGTGCCCGGCTGGCAGGGACATGCCAGCCGGGCACACGTGTCTCCGGACAGGTGACGCGGGGAGGGGATTTCCGACGCGGGCAGGGGCCTGAAGGGGGCAGGGACCTACCGCACGGCCGGCCACACGGCAGCCGCCGGAGAGCTACGGGCAGGTCGGACGCCTGCGCGAACCCCGGGGAACTACGAGCAGGGCCGGACCCAGGCGGTGCTGACCCAGCCGTTGGTGTCGCCGCTGTCGTTCCACAGCGAG
Above is a window of Micromonospora rifamycinica DNA encoding:
- a CDS encoding winged helix-turn-helix domain-containing protein, which produces MPQAPLYEQIIADVSASIRAGTLHPDDKLPSIAELREQYQSSAWPVRYALRILEERGWIVTRQGKGSFVASKPPA
- a CDS encoding type II toxin-antitoxin system Phd/YefM family antitoxin, with product MRTVNFTQLRQNLAAELDSVINDAEEVVVTRSGHEPVVIVPLAEYESMKETEYLLRSPGNAAALRRSIAELDEGDATERELVDPTTVRDVA
- a CDS encoding winged helix-turn-helix domain-containing protein; protein product: MAIPMGYRKIAADLHARIQQGEYPPESRLPTYAELARLYSASVSTVQRAVMLLQAHGIIIGVQGAGLYVATTPTT
- a CDS encoding helix-turn-helix domain-containing protein, with the translated sequence MNELPVGRRVAQWRVRRNMTQQQFADHLGKSKSWVDKVERGVRRLEQVSNLRMVAETLRIDLEVLLAGSAGESARPEAATTGVDAVLAALARYHVEPPARPPDIAELRTRLAHAEQSYRHARYPELLVLLPGLVDAVRAARALRPGRATDGLLAQGYGLVALVLLKVDRPEVAWLAADRAVAAAKVTKDPWVAAAATVPLAQALRHGGRRRAAMEAAAVAAHRLLPGRSPGAPRPTSSTPGDDPSTDPALLATLLLQAGLAAAGRGDGRAARDLLDRAGRAARDAGAEGGTAAVEAARVVAEAALGEVTAATVRHERLVSGDEWRWLPPEHRAAYLLDAARAYVLDGNLLRAGRAVLEAERTARSEVHHRPAVRPLVAVVARSAAAPPALTRLAATLHVT
- a CDS encoding Txe/YoeB family addiction module toxin → MRLVFTATAWGQYLSHTDRKLVKRINDLIADVMRNEYEGIGKPEPLRGELSGFWSRRIDREHRLVYRITKDDVEIIACRYHYGDR
- a CDS encoding AbrB/MazE/SpoVT family DNA-binding domain-containing protein; its protein translation is MKLNSKGQVTIPAELRVRYNLHEGDEVDVIEEGGALRIVRVSDAETRGQRLVRHMRGRGNAPEVRGMSTEDLMDLLRGE
- a CDS encoding type II toxin-antitoxin system VapC family toxin: MGSERIRAVAGRVPETVATLVDTNVLLDIFTEDPHWADWSAEALASARDEGVLVINPIVYAEVSVRFDGVEELDAALPATDFLREDLPYPAGFLAGKAYARYRRQGGSKRSPIADFSIGAHAAVCRYRLLTRDSSRYRSYFPTLELIAPGE